A stretch of DNA from Lentisphaerota bacterium:
ACCGGATCATCGCCGACCGCGCCGGTTTTGTCGGCCCCATTCCCGAGGTCCCCGGATTGGAACTCAAGGGGTGTTTCGCCGCCTATGTCGAGCGCAAGCTCTATGTGCACAACCTCGGACATGCGACGTGCGCCTGTCACGGTTTCCTGAAAGGCCATGCGCAGATCTGGGAGGCGATGGCCGATCCGGCGGTGGCCGCCGAGACGCGGGCGGTGATGGATGCGACGGCGCGGGCGCTGATCCGCCGCTATCCGGACGAGTTCGATGCGGCGGGCCAGCGCGCGCACGTCGAGGACCTGTTGCGCCGCTTCGGCAACCGGGCCCTGGGCGACACCGTATTCCGCGTAGGGCGCGACCTGCCGCGCAAACTGGCACCGGGCGACCGCTTCATCGGCGGCCTGCGGCTGGTGGCCGCGTGCGGCGGCGATTTGCAGCCGCTCTGCCGCGCCGTCGCGGCGGCGCTGCAATTCCGCGCGACCGACGAGTCCGGACAGCCGTTCGCCGCCGACGTCGCCTTCCTGGATCGGATCGCCGCCGAGGGGGCGCAGGCGGTGCTGGCGGCCCATTGCGGACTCGAGCCCGCCCTGGCCGCGCGGATCGCGGCTCTTGCAAAACCCCCGCCGGGGC
This window harbors:
- a CDS encoding mannitol-1-phosphate 5-dehydrogenase yields the protein MHKLYVHFGAGNIGRSLAGALFSQAGYDVLFVDAAPDLVRALHERRRYRVVVKDVLPPGAADSYWVERVDAISARAAEAVADAVARADVIGTAVGAQVLPLVLRTAAPGLARRVTPVSILFCENLHGAAALARRELTAALPPGFPLAGRVGLVETSIGKMVPLMPAEARDRDPLEVWCEAYNRIIADRAGFVGPIPEVPGLELKGCFAAYVERKLYVHNLGHATCACHGFLKGHAQIWEAMADPAVAAETRAVMDATARALIRRYPDEFDAAGQRAHVEDLLRRFGNRALGDTVFRVGRDLPRKLAPGDRFIGGLRLVAACGGDLQPLCRAVAAALQFRATDESGQPFAADVAFLDRIAAEGAQAVLAAHCGLEPALAARIAALAKPPPGLLQAECSGFGCQEEPHDVASS